From Pseudomonas sp. FP2335, the proteins below share one genomic window:
- a CDS encoding peptidylprolyl isomerase, translating to MAEQRIGQNTEVTLHFALRLENGDTVDSTFDKAPATFKVGDGNLLPGFEAALFGFKAGDKRNLQILPENAFGQPNPQNVQIIPRSQFEGMDLSEGLLVIFNDAANTELPGVVKTFDDTQVTIDFNHPLAGKTLTFDVEIIDVKAL from the coding sequence TTGGCTGAGCAACGCATCGGCCAGAACACGGAAGTCACCTTGCATTTCGCACTGCGCCTGGAGAATGGCGACACGGTCGACAGCACGTTCGACAAAGCCCCGGCCACCTTCAAGGTCGGCGATGGCAACCTGCTGCCGGGTTTCGAAGCGGCTCTGTTCGGCTTCAAGGCTGGCGACAAGCGCAACCTGCAGATCCTGCCGGAAAACGCCTTTGGCCAGCCCAACCCGCAAAACGTACAGATCATCCCGCGTTCGCAGTTCGAAGGCATGGACCTTTCGGAAGGCTTGCTGGTGATCTTCAATGACGCGGCGAACACCGAATTGCCTGGCGTGGTGAAAACCTTTGATGACACGCAAGTGACCATCGACTTCAACCACCCGTTGGCCGGTAAAACCTTGACCTTTGACGTTGAAATCATCGACGTTAAAGCGCTCTGA
- the murJ gene encoding murein biosynthesis integral membrane protein MurJ yields the protein MNLLKSLAAVSSITMISRVLGFVRDTLLARIFGASMATDAFFIAFKLPNLLRRIFAEGAFSQAFVPILAEYKTQQGEEATRTFIAYVSGLLTLVLMLVTILGMLAAPWVIWATAPGFANTPEKFTLTTDLLRVTFPYILLISLSSLAGAILNTWNRFSVPAFVPTLLNVSMIIFALFLTPYFDPPVMALGWAVLAGGLAQLLYQLPHLKKIGMLVLPRLNLKDTGVWRVMRNMLPAILGVSVSQISLIINTAFASLLVSGSVSWMYYADRLMELPSGVLGVALGTILLPTLARTYASKDRQEYSRILDWGLRLCFVLVLPCSLALGILAEPLTVSLFQYGQFDAHDALMTQHALIAYSVGLLGIIVIKVLAPGFYAQQNIRTPVKIAIFTLIVTQLLNLVFIGPLAHAGLALAISAGACINAGLLFYQLRKQQMFQPQPGWGMFALKLLVAVAAMSAVLLGLMHFMPAWDQGHMLERFMRLGVLVVAGVVVYFGMLLIQGFRLRDFNRKSIS from the coding sequence TCAGCTCCATCACCATGATTTCCCGGGTTCTGGGCTTTGTGCGTGACACTCTGCTGGCCCGCATTTTTGGCGCAAGCATGGCCACGGATGCCTTCTTTATTGCCTTCAAGCTGCCCAACCTGCTGCGGCGGATCTTCGCCGAAGGCGCATTTTCCCAGGCGTTCGTGCCGATCCTGGCCGAATACAAGACCCAGCAAGGCGAGGAGGCAACCCGCACCTTCATTGCCTACGTCTCGGGTCTGCTGACCCTGGTGCTGATGCTGGTGACCATCCTTGGCATGCTCGCCGCGCCCTGGGTGATCTGGGCCACGGCCCCCGGTTTTGCCAACACCCCGGAAAAATTCACGCTGACCACCGACCTGTTGCGGGTGACCTTTCCTTATATATTGCTGATTTCCCTGTCATCGCTGGCCGGGGCAATCCTCAACACCTGGAACCGCTTCTCGGTGCCGGCATTCGTGCCGACCCTGCTGAACGTCAGCATGATCATCTTCGCGCTGTTCCTGACGCCGTACTTCGATCCGCCGGTCATGGCCCTGGGCTGGGCCGTGCTGGCCGGCGGCCTGGCGCAATTGCTCTACCAACTGCCGCACCTGAAAAAGATCGGCATGCTCGTACTGCCGCGTCTGAACCTCAAGGACACCGGCGTCTGGCGTGTGATGCGCAATATGTTGCCGGCGATCCTCGGCGTATCGGTCAGCCAGATTTCCCTGATCATCAACACCGCATTTGCTTCGCTGCTGGTCTCGGGTTCGGTGTCGTGGATGTACTACGCCGACCGTCTGATGGAATTGCCGTCCGGCGTGCTCGGCGTGGCCTTGGGCACTATCTTGCTGCCGACGCTGGCGCGCACCTATGCCAGCAAGGATCGTCAGGAATATTCACGTATCCTCGATTGGGGGCTGCGCCTGTGCTTTGTGCTGGTGCTGCCATGCTCCCTGGCGCTGGGCATCCTGGCCGAGCCGCTGACGGTGTCGCTGTTCCAGTACGGGCAGTTCGATGCCCATGACGCCCTGATGACCCAGCATGCGTTGATCGCCTACTCCGTCGGCCTGCTTGGCATCATCGTGATCAAGGTGCTGGCGCCGGGCTTCTATGCCCAGCAGAACATTCGCACGCCGGTGAAGATCGCGATCTTCACGCTGATCGTCACGCAACTGCTCAACCTGGTGTTTATCGGCCCGTTGGCCCACGCCGGCCTGGCCCTGGCCATCAGTGCGGGGGCATGCATCAACGCCGGCTTGCTGTTTTATCAACTGCGCAAGCAGCAGATGTTCCAGCCGCAGCCGGGCTGGGGCATGTTTGCCCTAAAACTGCTGGTGGCGGTCGCGGCGATGTCGGCGGTATTGCTGGGCCTGATGCACTTCATGCCCGCCTGGGACCAGGGCCATATGCTGGAGCGCTTCATGCGCCTGGGTGTGCTGGTGGTCGCGGGGGTGGTGGTGTACTTCGGGATGTTGCTGATACAAGGCTTCCGCCTACGGGATTTCAATCGCAAGTCGATCAGTTAG
- the lspA gene encoding signal peptidase II, with translation MPNASRFGRLGWLVLSVLVLVIDQVSKAHFEGSLQMFQQIVVIPDYFSWTLAYNTGAAFSFLADGGGWQRWLFALIAVVVSAVLVVWLKRLGRDDTWLAVALALVLGGALGNLYDRIALGHVIDFILVHWQNRWYFPAFNFADSAITVGAIMLALDMFKSKKTGETVND, from the coding sequence ATGCCTAACGCCAGTCGTTTCGGACGTCTGGGTTGGCTCGTACTGAGCGTGCTGGTCCTGGTCATCGACCAGGTCAGCAAGGCTCATTTCGAAGGCTCCTTGCAGATGTTCCAGCAGATCGTGGTGATCCCGGATTACTTCAGCTGGACCCTGGCCTACAACACCGGTGCTGCTTTCAGCTTCCTGGCTGATGGTGGCGGCTGGCAGCGCTGGCTGTTCGCCCTGATCGCTGTGGTGGTCAGTGCGGTGCTGGTGGTGTGGCTCAAGCGCCTGGGCCGCGATGACACCTGGCTGGCTGTCGCCCTGGCCCTGGTGCTGGGTGGCGCGCTGGGCAATCTTTACGACCGCATTGCCCTGGGCCATGTGATCGACTTCATTCTGGTGCATTGGCAGAACCGCTGGTATTTCCCTGCGTTCAACTTTGCCGACAGCGCCATCACCGTCGGTGCAATCATGCTGGCGTTGGACATGTTCAAAAGTAAGAAAACCGGAGAGACCGTCAATGACTGA
- a CDS encoding PilX N-terminal domain-containing pilus assembly protein, whose amino-acid sequence MEMTQRIGVRQAGMVLLISLVFLLLLSLIGLSSMQGAVSQQKMAASLWHRNQSLQSAESGLRLGESNVQRAFAALPVCQSVATCAPPGEALLLIGAGANPVSGVDWIALKGGFYGIQSLGEAVGLAHLPPQAVANVYRVTAVGLSGQSRTVLESVYARLMEEGGPRFRRVAWRQVQ is encoded by the coding sequence ATGGAAATGACTCAACGTATTGGTGTGCGGCAGGCGGGGATGGTCCTGCTGATCAGCCTGGTGTTTCTGCTGCTGTTGTCGCTGATCGGCCTGTCTTCGATGCAAGGCGCGGTGTCCCAGCAAAAGATGGCAGCCAGCCTCTGGCATCGCAATCAGTCGCTGCAAAGTGCCGAGAGTGGCCTGAGGTTGGGGGAGTCCAACGTGCAACGGGCGTTTGCCGCCTTGCCGGTGTGCCAGTCGGTTGCCACCTGTGCGCCCCCAGGTGAAGCGCTTCTATTGATTGGCGCCGGGGCGAACCCGGTTTCTGGCGTTGACTGGATCGCGCTCAAGGGTGGTTTCTACGGCATTCAGTCCCTTGGGGAAGCGGTGGGGCTGGCGCATTTACCGCCACAGGCTGTGGCCAATGTGTATCGGGTGACGGCTGTCGGGCTCAGCGGCCAATCACGCACGGTGCTGGAGAGCGTGTATGCGCGGCTGATGGAGGAGGGCGGCCCACGGTTTCGGCGGGTAGCGTGGCGGCAGGTTCAATAA
- the ispH gene encoding 4-hydroxy-3-methylbut-2-enyl diphosphate reductase, with amino-acid sequence MQIKLANPRGFCAGVDRAIEIVNRALEVFGPPIYVRHEVVHNKFVVEDLRARGAIFVEELDQVPDDVIVIFSAHGVSQAVRTEAAGRGLKVFDATCPLVTKVHIEVARYSRDGRECILIGHAGHPEVEGTMGQYDASNGGTIYLVEDEKDVANLQVRNPERLAFVTQTTLSMDDTSRVIDALRSRFPAIGGPRKDDICYATQNRQDAVKQLADECDVVLVVGSPNSSNSNRLRELAERMATPAYLIDGAEDMQRSWFDGVERIGITAGASAPEVLVRGVIQQLHAWGATGADELAGREENITFSMPKELRVRSLL; translated from the coding sequence ATGCAAATCAAACTCGCCAACCCCCGTGGCTTCTGCGCCGGCGTGGACCGTGCGATCGAAATCGTCAACCGCGCCCTGGAAGTCTTCGGGCCGCCGATTTACGTGCGCCATGAAGTTGTCCACAACAAGTTCGTGGTCGAAGACCTGCGCGCACGCGGCGCCATCTTTGTCGAAGAGCTGGATCAGGTGCCGGACGACGTGATCGTCATCTTCAGCGCCCACGGTGTTTCCCAGGCAGTGCGTACCGAAGCGGCAGGCCGTGGCCTCAAAGTCTTCGATGCCACCTGCCCGCTGGTGACCAAGGTGCATATCGAAGTGGCGCGCTATAGCCGTGACGGCCGTGAGTGCATCCTGATCGGCCACGCCGGGCACCCGGAAGTCGAAGGCACCATGGGCCAGTACGATGCCAGCAATGGCGGCACCATCTACCTGGTGGAGGACGAAAAAGACGTCGCCAACCTGCAGGTGCGCAACCCCGAGCGCCTGGCATTCGTGACCCAGACGACCTTGTCCATGGACGACACCAGCCGGGTGATCGACGCCCTGCGCAGCCGCTTCCCGGCCATCGGTGGCCCGCGTAAAGATGACATCTGCTACGCCACGCAAAACCGCCAGGACGCGGTCAAGCAACTGGCCGACGAGTGCGATGTGGTCCTGGTGGTCGGCAGCCCCAACAGCTCCAACTCCAACCGCCTGCGAGAGTTGGCCGAACGCATGGCCACGCCGGCGTACCTGATCGACGGCGCAGAAGACATGCAGCGCAGCTGGTTCGATGGTGTCGAGCGTATCGGCATCACCGCCGGTGCCTCGGCCCCGGAAGTATTGGTGCGTGGTGTGATCCAGCAACTGCACGCATGGGGTGCCACTGGCGCCGATGAGTTGGCTGGTCGTGAAGAAAACATCACTTTCTCCATGCCCAAGGAGCTGCGGGTTCGCTCGCTGCTCTGA
- the ileS gene encoding isoleucine--tRNA ligase, whose translation MTDYKATLNLPDTAFPMKAGLPQREPQILQRWDSIGLYGKLREIGKDRPKFVLHDGPPYANGTIHIGHALNKILKDMILRSKTLSGFDAPYVPGWDCHGLPIEHKVEVTHGKNLGADKTRELCRAYATEQIEGQKSEFIRLGVLGEWDNPYKTMNFKNEAGEIRALAEIVKGGFVFKGLKPVNWCFDCGSALAEAEVEYEDKKSSTIDVAFPIADDAKLAEAFGLASLAKPAAIVIWTTTPWTIPANQALNVHPEFTYALVDVGDRLLVLAEEMVEACLARYELQGSVIATTTGTALELINFRHPFYDRLSPVYLADYVELGSGTGVVHCSPAYGVDDFVICKKYGLVNDDIINPVQSNGVYATSLEFFGGQFIFKADQPIIEKLREVGALMQTATIQHSYMHCWRHKTPLIYRATAQWFIGMDKEPASGDTLRNRAIKAIEDTKFVPAWGQARLHSMIANRPDWCISRQRNWGVPIPFFLNKESGELHPRTVELMEIVAQRVEQEGIEAWFKMDAAELLGDEAPQYDKISDTLDVWFDSGTTHWHVLRGSHPMGHETGPRADLYLEGSDQHRGWFHSSLLTGCAIDDHAPYRELLTHGFTVDETGRKMSKSLKNVIEPKKINDTLGADIMRLWVASTDYSGEIAVSDQILARSADAYRRIRNTARFLLSNLTGFNPATDILPAEDMLALDRWAVDRTLLLQRELQESYGEYRFWNVYSKIHNFCVQELGGFYLDIIKDRQYTTGANSKARRSAQTALYHISEALVRWIAPILAFTADELWEYLPGERNESVMLNTWYEGLTELPADFELGREYWEGVMAVKVAVNKELEVQRAAKAVGGNLQAEVTLFAEEGLSADLAKLSNELRFVLITSTASLAPFAQAPADAVATEVPGLKLKVVKSAFAKCARCWHCREDVGVNPEHPEICGRCVDNISGAGEVRHYA comes from the coding sequence ATGACCGACTATAAAGCCACGCTAAACCTTCCGGACACCGCCTTCCCAATGAAGGCCGGCCTGCCACAGCGCGAACCGCAGATCCTGCAGCGCTGGGACAGTATTGGCCTGTACGGAAAGTTGCGCGAGATTGGCAAGGATCGTCCGAAATTCGTCCTGCACGACGGCCCTCCTTATGCCAACGGCACGATTCACATCGGTCATGCGCTGAACAAGATTCTCAAGGACATGATCCTGCGCTCGAAAACCCTGTCGGGCTTCGACGCGCCGTACGTGCCGGGTTGGGACTGCCACGGCCTGCCGATCGAACACAAGGTCGAAGTGACCCACGGCAAGAACCTGGGCGCGGATAAAACCCGCGAACTGTGCCGTGCCTACGCCACCGAGCAGATCGAAGGGCAGAAGTCCGAATTCATCCGCCTGGGCGTGCTGGGCGAGTGGGACAACCCCTACAAGACCATGAACTTCAAGAACGAGGCCGGTGAAATCCGCGCCTTGGCCGAAATCGTCAAGGGCGGTTTCGTGTTCAAGGGCCTCAAGCCCGTGAACTGGTGCTTCGACTGCGGTTCGGCCCTGGCCGAAGCGGAAGTCGAGTACGAAGACAAGAAGTCCTCGACCATCGACGTGGCCTTCCCGATTGCCGACGACGCCAAGCTGGCCGAGGCCTTTGGCCTGGCATCGCTGGCCAAACCCGCCGCCATCGTGATCTGGACCACCACCCCGTGGACTATCCCTGCCAACCAGGCGTTGAACGTGCACCCGGAATTCACCTACGCCCTGGTGGACGTCGGTGATCGCCTGCTGGTACTGGCCGAGGAAATGGTTGAGGCCTGCCTGGCCCGTTACGAGCTGCAGGGCTCGGTCATCGCGACCACCACCGGCACAGCGCTGGAACTGATCAATTTCCGTCACCCGTTCTACGACCGTCTGTCGCCGGTTTACCTGGCCGACTACGTTGAGCTGGGTTCGGGCACGGGCGTGGTTCACTGCTCGCCAGCCTACGGCGTAGACGACTTTGTGATCTGCAAGAAGTACGGCCTGGTCAACGATGACATCATCAACCCAGTGCAAAGCAACGGCGTCTACGCGACTTCGCTGGAGTTTTTCGGCGGCCAGTTCATCTTCAAGGCCGACCAGCCGATCATCGAGAAGCTGCGTGAAGTCGGTGCGCTGATGCAAACCGCGACCATCCAGCACAGCTACATGCACTGCTGGCGCCACAAGACCCCGCTGATCTACCGCGCCACCGCGCAGTGGTTCATCGGCATGGACAAAGAGCCGGCCAGCGGTGACACCCTGCGCAACCGCGCAATCAAAGCCATCGAAGACACCAAGTTTGTCCCGGCCTGGGGCCAGGCGCGCCTGCACTCGATGATCGCCAACCGCCCGGACTGGTGCATCTCCCGCCAGCGTAACTGGGGCGTGCCGATCCCGTTCTTCCTGAACAAGGAAAGTGGCGAACTGCACCCACGCACCGTCGAACTGATGGAAATCGTTGCCCAGCGTGTTGAACAGGAAGGCATCGAAGCCTGGTTCAAGATGGACGCGGCCGAACTGTTGGGCGACGAAGCGCCGCAGTACGACAAGATCAGTGACACCCTCGACGTGTGGTTCGACTCGGGTACCACTCACTGGCACGTCCTGCGCGGCTCGCACCCTATGGGTCACGAGACCGGCCCGCGCGCCGACCTGTACCTGGAAGGCTCGGACCAGCACCGCGGCTGGTTCCACTCGTCCCTGCTGACCGGTTGCGCCATCGACGACCACGCCCCGTACCGCGAACTGCTGACCCACGGCTTCACCGTCGACGAGACGGGTCGCAAGATGTCCAAGTCGCTGAAAAACGTGATCGAGCCGAAAAAGATCAATGACACCCTGGGCGCCGACATCATGCGTCTTTGGGTAGCGTCGACCGACTATTCGGGCGAAATCGCCGTGTCGGACCAGATCCTGGCCCGTAGCGCCGATGCCTACCGTCGCATCCGTAATACCGCACGCTTCCTGCTGTCGAACCTGACCGGCTTCAACCCGGCCACCGACATCCTGCCGGCCGAGGACATGCTCGCCCTGGACCGTTGGGCCGTGGACCGTACCCTATTGCTGCAGCGCGAGTTGCAGGAAAGCTACGGTGAATACCGCTTCTGGAACGTGTACTCGAAGATCCACAACTTCTGCGTGCAGGAGCTGGGTGGTTTCTACCTCGACATCATCAAGGACCGCCAGTACACCACCGGCGCCAACAGCAAGGCGCGCCGCTCGGCGCAGACCGCGCTGTACCACATCAGCGAAGCACTGGTGCGCTGGATCGCGCCGATCCTGGCCTTCACCGCCGACGAGCTGTGGGAATACCTGCCGGGCGAGCGTAACGAGTCCGTGATGCTCAACACCTGGTATGAAGGCCTGACCGAACTGCCGGCCGACTTCGAACTGGGCCGCGAGTACTGGGAAGGCGTGATGGCCGTCAAGGTTGCGGTGAACAAGGAGCTGGAAGTGCAGCGTGCGGCCAAGGCCGTCGGTGGCAACCTGCAAGCCGAAGTCACCCTGTTCGCCGAGGAAGGCTTGAGCGCCGACCTGGCCAAGCTGAGCAACGAACTGCGTTTCGTGCTGATCACCTCCACTGCGAGCCTGGCACCCTTCGCCCAGGCTCCAGCGGATGCGGTCGCTACCGAAGTTCCAGGCCTGAAGCTCAAAGTGGTCAAGTCGGCCTTCGCCAAGTGCGCCCGTTGCTGGCACTGCCGTGAAGACGTCGGCGTGAACCCTGAGCACCCGGAGATCTGTGGTCGTTGCGTCGACAACATCTCGGGCGCTGGCGAGGTTCGCCACTATGCCTAA
- the pilV gene encoding type IV pilus modification protein PilV, translated as MPACPNNVFFHASRRCQTGTTLIEVLVALSILTIGLLGAALIQLNALKYTDSSRMASQASFIAYDMLDRIRANSTADYTWGRAERAPLSSPSSSVRDLDLHDFEANIRGFAGESAKGSVVVSDDQVTVSITWDDSRGTHTPGARETFTLTSRMAGAQ; from the coding sequence ATGCCCGCCTGCCCCAACAATGTTTTTTTCCATGCTTCACGTCGATGCCAAACCGGCACGACACTGATCGAAGTGCTGGTTGCGCTGTCGATCCTCACGATCGGTCTGCTGGGTGCGGCGCTTATCCAGCTCAATGCGCTCAAGTACACCGACAGCTCTAGGATGGCCAGCCAGGCGAGTTTTATCGCGTACGACATGCTTGACCGGATCCGCGCCAATTCCACCGCTGACTACACCTGGGGACGCGCCGAGCGCGCCCCGCTCAGCAGTCCTTCCTCCAGCGTGCGTGACCTGGACCTGCATGATTTCGAAGCCAATATCCGCGGCTTTGCCGGAGAGAGCGCCAAAGGCTCGGTGGTGGTCAGCGATGATCAAGTCACCGTCAGCATCACTTGGGACGACAGTCGGGGCACCCATACCCCTGGCGCCCGTGAAACATTCACGCTGACCAGCCGTATGGCGGGGGCGCAATGA
- a CDS encoding prepilin-type N-terminal cleavage/methylation domain-containing protein, which yields MKRPVRGFSLVELLLALAVGLVLVLGVSQVAVSARMTHASQQAAMLLQDDARFVLGKMVQDIRQAGMFGCLATAFIDNAPPAFDRPVGWSAGSGSTALMLVTADVVGGTPDWTVLSDCTASAQAYAAHGPAPAPGQIRFAIRQLTYTFEAGQLKVSTPAAPAKAVLVDNVRNFEISFGLAAKPESLGVVRYDTSPGDESLIRSVRIRMTLQDPSGRVKDQTYSVVAALRNRLG from the coding sequence ATGAAGCGTCCTGTGCGAGGTTTTAGCCTGGTGGAACTGCTGCTGGCACTGGCCGTTGGTCTGGTGCTGGTGCTCGGGGTCAGCCAGGTCGCGGTCAGCGCTCGCATGACACACGCCAGCCAGCAGGCAGCCATGCTGTTGCAGGACGATGCGCGGTTTGTCCTGGGCAAGATGGTTCAGGACATTCGCCAGGCCGGTATGTTTGGCTGCCTGGCCACGGCGTTTATCGACAACGCCCCGCCGGCCTTTGATCGGCCAGTGGGCTGGAGTGCCGGTAGCGGGTCAACGGCGCTGATGTTGGTGACGGCTGACGTCGTTGGTGGCACGCCGGACTGGACGGTGCTTTCCGACTGCACCGCAAGCGCTCAGGCTTACGCTGCGCACGGACCGGCGCCTGCTCCCGGGCAGATTCGTTTTGCGATACGCCAACTCACCTACACATTCGAGGCGGGCCAGTTGAAGGTCAGTACGCCCGCCGCACCGGCCAAGGCCGTGCTGGTGGATAACGTGCGCAATTTCGAGATCAGTTTTGGTTTGGCCGCCAAGCCGGAGTCGCTCGGTGTGGTGCGTTACGACACCAGCCCCGGCGACGAGTCGTTGATCCGCAGTGTGCGCATCCGGATGACGCTGCAAGACCCTTCCGGGCGGGTAAAGGACCAAACCTACAGCGTCGTCGCCGCGCTACGAAACCGTCTGGGGTAG
- a CDS encoding GspH/FimT family pseudopilin — MKQRGFTLIELLLALIVSGILAHLAVPSFKHLLQSQQRHSAAQSLAGGLRFARTEAIAHNRAVVIHARGDDWSRGWRVILDLSGRGHLDEDNPVLLEHQDSGQVPMVGNGPVKNQVRFSGLGEPVFSGGGFRAGTVHVCTTDQAESLYQVVLAPSGRISLRSDRAEQALCRSYSGSLALRAASEPAAPWAWRK, encoded by the coding sequence ATGAAACAGCGAGGTTTCACCTTGATTGAATTGCTGCTCGCGCTGATCGTGAGCGGCATCCTGGCGCACCTGGCAGTCCCCAGCTTCAAGCATCTTCTGCAATCGCAACAACGACACAGCGCAGCACAGTCGCTAGCGGGAGGGCTGCGCTTTGCCCGCACCGAGGCCATTGCACACAACCGGGCGGTGGTGATTCACGCGCGGGGCGATGATTGGAGCCGGGGCTGGCGGGTGATATTGGATCTGAGCGGGCGCGGCCACCTGGACGAGGACAACCCGGTGCTGCTGGAGCACCAGGACAGCGGACAGGTGCCGATGGTCGGCAATGGGCCAGTGAAGAACCAAGTCCGCTTCAGCGGGCTGGGCGAACCGGTCTTTTCAGGCGGAGGGTTTCGGGCAGGGACGGTACACGTATGTACCACGGACCAGGCGGAGAGCCTTTACCAAGTGGTGCTGGCGCCCAGCGGGCGCATCAGCCTGCGCAGCGACAGGGCCGAGCAGGCGCTGTGCCGGAGCTACTCCGGCAGCCTGGCGCTCAGAGCAGCGAGCGAACCCGCAGCTCCTTGGGCATGGAGAAAGTGA
- the ribF gene encoding bifunctional riboflavin kinase/FAD synthetase, with translation MQLVRGLHNLRPRHRGCVATIGNFDGVHRGHQAILARLRERAVELGVPSCVVIFEPQPREYFTPETAPARLARLRDKLQLLAEEGVDRVLCLAFNQRLQSLSAAEFVDRILVDGLGVQHLEVGDDFRFGCDRVGDFDFLQHAGVNQGFTVEAAQTVELDGLRVSSTQVRNALAAADFALAERLLGRPFRIAGRVLHGQKLARQLGTPTANVQLKRRRVPLTGVYLVSVDIDGQPWPGVANIGVRPTVAGDGKAHLEVHLLDFAGDLYDRRLTVVFHQKLREEQRFASLEALKTAINADVAAARALAAPSAHR, from the coding sequence ATGCAGCTGGTTCGAGGTCTCCACAACCTGCGCCCCCGGCATCGGGGCTGCGTCGCCACTATTGGCAACTTTGACGGTGTTCACCGTGGCCACCAGGCTATCCTGGCCAGGCTGCGCGAGCGTGCGGTCGAGTTGGGCGTGCCCAGCTGCGTGGTGATTTTTGAGCCACAGCCGCGGGAATACTTTACTCCCGAGACCGCTCCGGCGCGTCTGGCGCGCCTGCGCGACAAACTGCAACTGCTGGCCGAAGAAGGCGTGGACCGCGTCCTCTGCCTGGCCTTCAACCAGCGTTTGCAGAGCCTCAGCGCCGCCGAGTTCGTCGACCGTATCCTGGTCGATGGCCTGGGCGTACAGCACCTGGAGGTCGGCGACGACTTCCGTTTTGGTTGCGACCGCGTCGGGGATTTCGATTTCCTGCAACACGCTGGTGTCAACCAAGGGTTTACCGTCGAAGCCGCGCAAACCGTCGAACTCGATGGCCTGCGCGTGAGCAGCACCCAGGTGCGTAACGCCTTGGCCGCTGCCGACTTCGCCTTGGCCGAGCGTCTGCTCGGTCGCCCGTTCCGCATTGCCGGGCGGGTACTGCACGGCCAGAAGCTGGCGCGCCAACTGGGCACGCCAACTGCCAACGTGCAACTCAAGCGCCGTCGTGTGCCGCTCACCGGGGTTTACCTGGTCAGTGTCGACATCGACGGCCAACCGTGGCCGGGAGTCGCCAACATAGGCGTCAGGCCCACGGTTGCAGGTGATGGCAAGGCCCACCTGGAAGTTCATCTCTTGGATTTTGCCGGTGATCTGTATGACCGGCGTTTGACGGTGGTTTTCCACCAGAAGCTGCGTGAAGAGCAGCGTTTCGCCTCCCTTGAGGCGTTGAAAACGGCGATCAATGCGGATGTCGCCGCCGCCCGTGCACTAGCCGCACCTAGCGCCCATCGCTAA